Proteins encoded by one window of Cannabis sativa cultivar Pink pepper isolate KNU-18-1 chromosome 4, ASM2916894v1, whole genome shotgun sequence:
- the LOC133037468 gene encoding cytochrome b6, with amino-acid sequence MKFSYTVLRGGVFWLTYLNKIYDWFEERLEIQAIADDITSKYVPPHVNIFYCLGGITLTCFLVQVATGFAMTFYYRPTVAEAFTSVQYIMTEVNFGWLIRSVHRWSASMMVLMMILHVFRVYLTGGFKRPRELTWVTGVVLGVLTASFGVTGYSLPWDQIGYWAVKIVTGVPDAIPVIGSPLVELLRGSASVGQSTLTRFYSLHTFVLPLLTAVFMLMHFLMIRKQGISDLNDPVLRAKLAKGMGHNYYGEPAWPNDLLYIFPVVILGTIACNVGLAVLEPSMIGEPADPFATPLEILPEWYFFPVFQILRTVPNKLLGVLLMVSVPAGLLTVPFLENVNKFQNPFRRPVATTVFLIGTAVALWLGIGATLPIDKSLTLGLF; translated from the exons ATGAAATTTTCATATACGGTTCTTAGAGGGGGAGTTTTTTGGCTTACCTATCtcaataaaatatatgattGGTTCGAAGAACGTCTTGAGATTCAGGCAATTGCGGATGATATAACTAGTAAATATGTTCCCCCTCATGTCAACATATTTTATTGTCTAGGAGGAATTACGCTTACTTGTTTTTTAGTACAAGTAGCTACGGGGTTTGCTATGACTTTTTATTATCGCCCGACCGTTGCGGAGGCTTTTACTTCTGTTCAATATATAATGACTGAAGTTAACTTTGGTTGGTTAATCCGATCAGTTCATCGATGGTCGGCAAGTATGATGGTACTAATGATGATCCTCCACGTATTTCGTGTGTATCTCACAGGTGGCTTTAAAAGACCTCGTGAATTGACTTGGGTTACAGGTGTGGTTTTGGGTGTATTGACCGCATCTTTTGGTGTAACTGGTTATTCCTTACCTTGGGACCAAATAGGTTATTGGGCAGTAAAAATTGTAACAGGTGTACCGGACGCTATTCCTGTAATAGGATCGCCCTTGGTAGAGTTATTGCGCGGAAGTGCTAGTGTGGGACAATCCACTTTAACTCGTTTTTATAGTTTACACACTTTTGTATTACCTCTTCTTACTGCCGTATTTATGTTAATGCACTTCCTAATGATACGTAAGCAAGGTATTT CTGACTTGAACGATCCTGTATTAAGAGCTAAATTGGCTAAAGGGATGGGTCATAATTATTATGGAGAACCTGCATGGCCCAATgatcttttatatatttttccgGTAGTAATTTTAGGTACTATTGCATGTAACGTAGGTTTAGCGGTTCTAGAACCATCAATGATTGGCGAACCTGCGGATCCATTTGCAACTCCTTTGGAGATATTGCCTGAATGGTATTTTTTTCCCGTATTTCAAATACTTCGTACAGTACCAAATAAATTATTGGGTGTTCTTTTAATGGTTTCAGTACCTGCGGGATTATTAACAGTACCCTTTTTGGAGAATGTTAATAAATTCCAAAACCCATTTCGTCGTCCAGTAGCGACAACCGTCTTTTTGATTGGTACGGCAGTAGCCCTTTGGTTGGGTATTGGAGCAACATTACCTATTGATAAATCCCTAACTTTAGGTCTTTTTTAA